The following coding sequences are from one Haploplasma axanthum window:
- a CDS encoding ABC transporter ATP-binding protein/permease, translating to MIKLINVDKYFNKGKQNSIHVINNTSLELPEKGLVTLLGSSGSGKSTLLNVIGGLDKAQGTIIFNDITINKYKSSIWDQIRAEKIGFIFQNYHLLETQTIYENIADSLRMIGITDKDEIEYRVNYVLNAVGMLRFKKKLASDLSGGQKQRVAIARAIVKNPDVIIADEPTGNLDSKNSIDVLKIIKEISKEKLVVLVTHNVELANHYSDRIINITDGSVQSDVENSSGKTHINQTDDNIYLQDYKKNQYDNIDIYSNEDVNDFGLIIIKENGKYYIKSKNNVKLEVLDNSSRIKVIDRKREDVLKEELEKVNFSIDELSKHETKRTKARFFSITDSIKIGFNKLRKKGFKRFVKITMLLLIGMMFSLGVNLLINGLIVDKSKITVDKNVYTTNNNFDYQRPNNYKGVTEYLDSDDFIVYKKFDYIYIGIGNNRYNRVQLNVLPSEILKDKIKMYDENKIYIDSSALKGTTAEQAQYKSLGIYKKQDLIGKKLRFNIHEKNNYFQDIPKEYTINEIVDLGTKSIYLPREIINKESGDLENYYEINEVAIYDSTKVTITIGNVPTKVLDKKIPIIVNERYQKKDEENINNGKYLYELGDSTTRIAEFSSLYGYSFEIVGFFENPSGSYNNNIYVAEESYQNLYFIVTSGRSFASDAIYSKTGKAIDDIYIKNQYDEQLKSLELEKGEFINGSLIWLAIIVVITLIMFYFFVRSSLTERMKEISILRALGVKKREVRSIFIVEYAVLTTFSSLIGVVFVAVILRSVYNSSMGDLLDYNATPLGILASIAGIYALNILIALIPVNLFLRKTPAQMLTNYDI from the coding sequence ATGATAAAATTAATTAATGTTGATAAATATTTCAACAAAGGTAAACAAAATAGTATCCATGTAATAAATAATACTTCATTAGAACTTCCTGAAAAAGGTTTAGTTACATTGCTTGGATCTTCTGGTTCAGGTAAATCAACATTATTAAATGTTATTGGTGGACTAGATAAAGCGCAAGGAACAATTATATTTAATGATATAACAATAAATAAATATAAGAGTAGTATATGGGACCAAATAAGAGCAGAAAAAATTGGATTTATATTTCAAAACTATCATTTACTAGAAACTCAAACTATTTATGAAAATATTGCTGATTCGTTAAGAATGATTGGAATAACTGATAAAGATGAAATTGAGTATCGTGTTAATTACGTTTTAAATGCTGTTGGTATGTTAAGATTTAAAAAGAAACTTGCAAGTGATTTATCAGGTGGACAAAAACAAAGAGTTGCAATAGCAAGAGCAATCGTTAAAAATCCGGATGTTATTATTGCTGATGAACCAACAGGAAACTTAGATAGTAAAAATAGTATTGATGTTTTAAAAATAATTAAAGAAATATCAAAAGAAAAACTAGTAGTTTTAGTTACACACAATGTTGAACTTGCCAATCATTATTCGGATAGAATAATTAATATTACTGATGGAAGTGTTCAAAGCGATGTTGAAAATTCATCTGGAAAAACACATATAAATCAAACTGATGATAATATTTATTTGCAAGATTATAAAAAGAATCAATATGATAATATCGATATATATAGTAACGAAGATGTTAATGATTTTGGTTTGATTATTATTAAAGAAAATGGGAAATATTATATAAAATCTAAAAATAATGTTAAATTAGAGGTATTAGATAATTCATCTAGAATTAAGGTTATTGATAGAAAACGAGAAGATGTTTTAAAAGAAGAATTAGAAAAAGTTAATTTTTCGATTGATGAATTAAGCAAACATGAAACAAAGAGAACAAAAGCAAGATTTTTCTCAATTACTGATTCAATAAAAATTGGTTTTAATAAACTAAGAAAAAAAGGTTTCAAAAGATTTGTTAAAATAACAATGTTATTGTTAATAGGAATGATGTTTTCATTGGGGGTTAATTTACTAATCAATGGTTTAATTGTTGACAAATCTAAAATCACTGTAGATAAAAATGTTTATACAACGAATAATAATTTTGATTATCAAAGACCAAATAACTATAAAGGAGTTACAGAGTATTTAGATAGTGATGACTTTATTGTTTACAAAAAATTTGATTATATTTATATAGGAATTGGAAATAATCGCTATAATCGTGTTCAACTTAATGTTCTTCCTTCAGAAATTTTAAAAGATAAAATAAAAATGTATGATGAAAATAAAATTTATATTGATTCATCAGCTCTTAAAGGAACAACGGCAGAACAAGCTCAGTATAAATCATTAGGGATATATAAGAAACAAGATTTAATTGGGAAGAAACTTAGATTTAACATTCATGAAAAAAATAATTACTTCCAGGATATACCTAAAGAATATACTATTAATGAAATTGTTGATTTGGGAACAAAATCAATTTACCTACCACGAGAGATTATTAATAAAGAATCCGGTGATTTAGAAAACTATTACGAAATAAATGAAGTGGCTATTTATGATTCTACAAAAGTGACAATAACAATTGGTAATGTTCCTACAAAAGTATTAGATAAAAAAATACCAATAATAGTAAATGAACGATATCAGAAAAAAGATGAGGAAAATATAAATAACGGTAAATATCTCTATGAACTCGGAGATAGTACAACACGTATTGCTGAGTTTTCCTCATTATATGGTTATTCATTTGAAATAGTAGGATTTTTTGAGAATCCAAGTGGAAGTTATAATAACAATATTTATGTTGCAGAGGAGTCATATCAGAATTTATATTTTATAGTTACTAGTGGTAGATCATTTGCATCTGATGCGATATATTCTAAAACTGGGAAAGCAATTGATGATATATATATTAAAAATCAATATGATGAGCAACTAAAAAGTCTTGAGTTAGAAAAAGGTGAATTTATCAATGGTTCACTGATATGGTTAGCAATTATAGTAGTAATTACATTAATTATGTTTTATTTCTTTGTTAGATCTTCATTAACAGAAAGAATGAAAGAGATTAGTATATTAAGAGCTTTAGGTGTTAAAAAACGTGAAGTAAGAAGTATTTTTATTGTTGAATATGCGGTATTAACAACATTTTCATCATTAATAGGAGTAGTATTCGTTGCCGTTATTCTAAGATCAGTTTATAATTCATCGATGGGAGATTTATTAGATTATAATGCAACTCCACTTGGAATATTAGCAAGTATTGCTGGAATATATGCATTAAATATTTTAATAGCTTTAATACCTGTTAATTTATTCTTAAGAAAAACTCCAGCACAAATGCTAACAAATTATGATATTTAG